In Candidatus Dormiibacterota bacterium, a single window of DNA contains:
- a CDS encoding phosphoglucomutase/phosphomannomutase family protein — translation MTATPIRFGTDGWRAVVADDFTYENVRSVAQAVAWYLAGDPRPVVVGHDTRYCAELFAQEVARVLAANGRSVLLLDGPAPTQVSSWTVVGRGAAGGVVVTASHNPPEFNGLKYKPDYGGSASPEVVVELERLSARAQAEGVTAMPFAEALAAGTVRYLDPLPEYTAQIGRMIDLARLRDAGLTILHEAMYGAGAGYVARLLAGGRTRVDELHAERNPGFGGMHPEPIEQWMPEAMARMRGGGYDLGIANDGDADRVGIIDERGVFVNQLQVMGLLTMYLLEKRGMRGDLVRSLTTTGMVDRLGELFGVPVHELQVGFKYIGPRMTETDALIGGEESGGFGFRGHLPERDGILAGLTVAMAVVDYGMPLSRILAHLEELVGPHAYARHDIAMARDGYQERKQEMYERVAGNPPTELAGEAVVRSRSDDGFKFYLADGSWTLVRFSGTEPLIRVYSEAPTAERVQQLLAALERFLGIPVPAEAVAQ, via the coding sequence GTGACCGCGACGCCCATCCGTTTCGGTACCGACGGCTGGCGCGCCGTGGTCGCGGACGACTTCACCTACGAGAACGTCCGGTCGGTCGCGCAGGCGGTCGCCTGGTACCTGGCCGGCGACCCCCGCCCGGTGGTGGTGGGGCACGACACCCGCTACTGCGCCGAGCTCTTCGCCCAGGAGGTGGCGCGCGTCCTCGCCGCCAACGGCCGGTCGGTGCTGCTCCTCGACGGCCCCGCCCCCACCCAGGTCTCGTCCTGGACGGTGGTCGGCCGCGGCGCCGCCGGCGGCGTGGTGGTCACCGCGAGCCACAACCCCCCGGAGTTCAACGGCCTCAAGTACAAGCCCGACTACGGCGGCTCGGCCTCGCCCGAGGTGGTCGTCGAGCTCGAGCGGCTCAGCGCCCGCGCCCAGGCCGAGGGGGTGACCGCGATGCCCTTCGCCGAGGCGCTGGCCGCGGGCACGGTGCGGTACCTCGACCCGCTTCCGGAGTACACCGCGCAGATCGGCCGCATGATCGACCTGGCGCGGCTGCGCGACGCCGGCCTGACCATCCTCCACGAGGCGATGTACGGCGCCGGCGCCGGCTACGTCGCCCGGCTGCTCGCCGGGGGCCGCACCCGTGTCGACGAGCTCCACGCCGAGCGCAACCCGGGCTTCGGGGGCATGCACCCCGAGCCGATCGAGCAGTGGATGCCGGAGGCGATGGCCCGGATGCGCGGCGGCGGCTACGACCTGGGCATCGCCAACGACGGCGACGCCGACCGGGTCGGCATCATCGACGAGCGCGGGGTCTTCGTGAACCAGCTCCAGGTGATGGGGCTGCTGACCATGTACCTGCTGGAGAAGCGGGGAATGCGCGGCGACCTGGTGCGCTCGCTGACCACCACCGGCATGGTCGACCGGCTCGGCGAGCTCTTCGGGGTGCCGGTCCACGAGCTGCAGGTCGGCTTCAAGTACATCGGCCCGAGGATGACCGAGACCGACGCGCTGATCGGCGGCGAGGAGTCCGGGGGCTTCGGCTTCCGCGGGCACCTGCCCGAGCGCGACGGCATCCTCGCCGGGCTGACGGTGGCGATGGCGGTGGTCGACTACGGCATGCCGCTCTCCAGGATCCTGGCCCACCTCGAGGAGCTGGTGGGTCCCCACGCCTACGCCCGCCACGACATCGCGATGGCGCGCGACGGCTACCAGGAGCGCAAGCAGGAGATGTACGAGCGGGTGGCCGGGAACCCCCCGACCGAGCTGGCCGGCGAGGCGGTGGTGCGCAGCCGCTCCGACGACGGCTTCAAGTTCTACCTCGCCGACGGCTCCTGGACGCTGGTGCGCTTCAGCGGTACCGAGCCGCTGATCCGCGTCTACAGCGAGGCGCCCACCGCCGAGCGCGTGCAGCAGCTGCTGGCGGCCCTCGAACGCTTCCTCGGCATCCCGGTGCCGGCCGAGGCGGTGGCACAGTGA
- a CDS encoding cupin domain-containing protein: MSGLGASPVSASGAGRVDKPWGYELRWAITDRYLGKVIHVDAGQKLSLQYHVQKDEAILVLRGDLDLVLEDDEGELVTHRMGEGMSARVRPGRRHRFVAVTDVDLVEVSSPEIDDVVRLSDDYGRAGTREA, translated from the coding sequence GTGAGCGGGCTCGGGGCGAGCCCGGTGAGCGCGTCCGGCGCCGGCCGGGTCGACAAGCCCTGGGGATACGAGCTCCGCTGGGCGATCACCGACCGCTACCTCGGCAAGGTGATCCACGTCGACGCCGGGCAGAAGCTGAGCCTGCAGTACCACGTGCAGAAGGACGAGGCCATCCTCGTGCTTCGCGGCGACCTCGATCTCGTCCTCGAGGACGACGAGGGCGAGCTCGTCACCCATCGCATGGGCGAGGGCATGAGCGCGCGGGTCCGTCCCGGGCGCCGCCACCGCTTCGTGGCCGTCACCGACGTCGACCTCGTCGAGGTCTCCTCGCCCGAGATCGACGACGTGGTCCGGCTCTCCGACGACTACGGCCGGGCGGGCACCCGCGAGGCGTGA